The Saccharopolyspora gloriosae genome has a segment encoding these proteins:
- a CDS encoding recombinase family protein, whose translation MLPFRARRRGDREQNRHRLADGWQGSTVRAILENPRYTGYAFFGRWTRQETLIDPDDVAAGSAVRFRRSSPDRVVRSREPAHPEIVSIEDFTQAQLLRRSKASGGLKTARKTERSGRATKHTYLFRGRIRCALCGRKMEGSPRAHGMYYRCPARTLAPGSPALESHPPAVYLREDLIRDAVNRWLGRLFDRKNVDGTVAALVASQGGSSGVPSEQGRLKQKLADTEARLSKFHAAIGAGVDPAAMVEAINAAQNERAALRAELEHAPTPSTLTDAEIYAMVDSLGDVGAALSQGKPERLASLYAAVDLHVHYQHEDRAADIKIHPARSRVNSMRVRGRSCALTTRIELSESQ comes from the coding sequence GTGCTGCCGTTCCGTGCCCGTCGGCGCGGCGACCGGGAGCAGAACCGACACCGGCTCGCCGACGGATGGCAGGGCAGCACCGTGCGCGCGATCTTGGAGAACCCGCGCTACACCGGTTACGCGTTCTTCGGCCGATGGACCCGACAGGAGACGCTGATCGACCCGGACGACGTCGCCGCCGGAAGCGCAGTCCGCTTCCGCCGATCGAGCCCCGACCGCGTCGTGAGATCGAGAGAACCGGCCCACCCGGAAATCGTCTCGATCGAAGACTTCACCCAAGCCCAACTCTTGCGCCGCTCGAAAGCCTCGGGAGGACTCAAGACCGCGCGCAAGACCGAACGCAGCGGCCGAGCAACCAAACACACCTACCTGTTCCGGGGACGAATCCGCTGCGCGCTCTGCGGGCGCAAGATGGAAGGCAGTCCCCGCGCGCACGGCATGTACTACCGGTGCCCAGCCCGCACGCTCGCGCCCGGCTCACCGGCACTGGAATCACACCCGCCTGCGGTCTACCTCCGAGAAGATCTCATCCGCGACGCGGTGAACCGTTGGCTCGGACGACTGTTCGACCGCAAGAACGTCGATGGGACCGTGGCGGCTTTGGTCGCTTCACAAGGCGGCTCCAGCGGTGTCCCGAGCGAGCAGGGCCGGTTGAAGCAGAAGCTCGCCGACACGGAAGCGAGGCTGAGCAAATTCCACGCCGCTATCGGAGCGGGAGTCGATCCGGCCGCAATGGTGGAAGCGATCAACGCCGCTCAGAACGAACGAGCAGCGCTCAGAGCTGAACTGGAACACGCGCCCACGCCTAGCACGCTGACCGACGCCGAGATCTACGCAATGGTCGACTCACTCGGCGATGTCGGCGCGGCCCTCTCGCAGGGGAAGCCGGAGCGCCTGGCGAGCCTGTACGCCGCCGTCGACCTGCACGTCCACTACCAGCACGAAGACCGAGCAGCGGACATAAAAATTCACCCGGCACGAAGCCGGGTGAATAGTATGCGTGTCCGAGGACGTTCTTGCGCGCTAACTACACGCATCGAGCTGTCGGAATCCCAGTAG